Proteins encoded within one genomic window of Triticum aestivum cultivar Chinese Spring chromosome 2D, IWGSC CS RefSeq v2.1, whole genome shotgun sequence:
- the LOC123049413 gene encoding uncharacterized protein: protein MVNMAAAAPSRRLLLLLLGLNLLASSTSTAPYDPPTVPELMDRFGLPRALLPKTARRYLLHSDGSFELFLDDGCEIEAGGYRVLYDIKLSGSVAPGAVTGLEGVRVRVLFVWIPVTGVEVGGGVVTLSVGPVKKSFPAVGFKASPLCSTGAAVVDVA, encoded by the coding sequence ATGGTCAACATGGCGGCCGCAGCccccagccgccgcctcctcctgctcctcctcggcCTGAACCTCCTCGCTAGCTCCACCTCGACGGCGCCCTACGACCCTCCCACCGTGCCGGAGCTGATGGATCGATTCGGCCTCCCGCGCGCTCTCCTCCCGAAAACCGCCCGGCGGTACCTCCTCCACTCCGACGGCTCCTTCGAGCTCTTCCTCGACGACGGCTGCGAGATTGAGGCCGGGGGCTACCGCGTCCTGTACGACATCAAGCTCTCCGGGTCCGTGGCGCCCGGGGCGGTCACGGGGCTCGAGGGCGTCCGCGTGCGCGTGCTGTTCGTCTGGATCCCCGTCACCGGCGTCGAGGTTGGCGGCGGGGTCGTCACCCTCAGCGTCGGTCCCGTCAAGAAGTCGTTCCCTGCCGTTGGCTTCAAGGCCAGTCCGCTTTGCAGTACCGGCGCCGCCGTGGTGGATGTAGCTTAG